The Geothrix sp. DNA segment AGCTGACCCTGCGTGGCGTGTCCTGCGCCCTGGTGGACCGGGGCGAGGTCGGGGGCGGCACCAGCCAGTGGTCGAGCCAGCTCCTGCACGGTGGCATCCGCTACATGCTCACGGGCGACATCGCCCAGATGCGGGAGGGCCTGGCCGAGCGTGCCAACTGGGCCCGCATCGCGCCCCGCCGCTGCCGCTGGGAGGCCTTCTGGATGCCCCACCGGTTCTGGGGAGAGGGCCTGGCCCACCGGTTCGGCATCGGGCTCTACGACCACTGGGGCGCCGATCGGCCAGACTGGCCCCCGCACCTGACCCTGGGCAAGGTGCCGCGCGCCGCATTCGAGGCCGATCCCCGTGGGGCGCGGAGCCCTTTCCGGGGCGCCACGGCCTACGCCGACCTCATTACCTGGGATCGTGAGCTGACCCGGGACCTGGCGGCCTCCAGCCAGGCCCTCCGCCTGGATTTCCATGAGCCGGAGGCCTTCGGGGATGCGGGTGGCGAGTTGAAGACCCTGCGCCTCCGGGATCGCCGGGATGGTTCGACCCGCGCCCTCTCCGCCCGGCGCTGGGTGGTTGCCCTGGGGCCCTGGACGGATGGGGCCTTGGGCCAGTGGTTCGGCGAGACGCGGAAGCGCCTGCGCCTGTCCTCGGGCATCCACCTCTGGTTCGACGCCGTACCCGGTTGCGACCGGCCCTGGGCCATCCGCCGCCCCAAGGGGCGCATCCTCTTCGTCATCCCCCGGGACGGTCTGCTCCAGGTGGGAACCACCGAGCGCGAGGTCGAGGATGGCTGGGTGCCCATCGTCGCCTCCGAGCGGGCGGAGCTGTTCGAGGCCCTCGAAGCCAACCTGCCGGCCATCCCCTGGCGCCAGCTGCCCGTGCGTGCCGAGGAACTGGGTGTGCGCCCCCTGGTCGCGGCGGACGGCCAGACCACCCACCTCAGCCGCGAGGCTGTCCTCGAACGGCACGCCCGCTTCGCGAACCTCACCCTGGTGCTCGGTGGCAAGCTGACCACCGCCCGGGCCCTCATGGACCGCCTGGCCACGGACCTCACCGGCCTCCACTGCCCGGCCTCTACCACCGAGCCCCTCAGCCTTTGGGATGGACAGCCCGCGCAGATCCGGTAGAATCATTCTTTCAATGCGGTCCCGTAGCTCAGCTGGATAGAGCATCAGACTACGAATCTGAGGGTCGGGCGTTCGAGTCGCTCCGGGACCACCACTCAAGCCCCTGATCATTCAGGGGCTTTTTAGTGTCTAAGCCTTGAAGTCGAAGCCCCCGGCAGGGGTGAACGGCTTCTCGGCCGGTTTGGCGCTCGGGGGCGGCTGGGAAGCTGCCAGCCTCCGGACGGCTGCTGGATCTCCGCTCGCGGCCTCGATCCGAGTCACGGCCGGTGACTCATTGGCTTCTTCTTTGATGGCCGCCGCCGCAGAGGCCGCCGCGGATACACCCTGAATTCCACTCATAGCATCCTCCATGATGGGAAGCGGGGGGCGTCTTTGCCTCCGACAGGTATTCTTCGGGTTGGCGCGATAGATACATGAATTTTATTTTATGGCCCCGACCCGAGCGAATTGCAACCAGGTCTCAAACCCTGTCCACTGGCGGGCCCGGAAAGGGGACCACGCCATCACGGAATGACCAAAGCTGGGCCAGAGGATGATTCAGCCGATAGGACTCGGGTGAGCCCTCCGGCCAGCGGCTCGCGATCCAACCGAGGCTCTCCAGCGCGCGTGCAATGCCCGGCCAGAGGGATGCACCATGGCAAGTCCAGCACCCATCCAGATCCTGTTGGTCGAAGATTCGGAAGAGGATGCCCTGCTGCTCCAGACTCACCTGAAGGGGGAGGGGCTGGCCTGCGAGGTGGTCCGGGTCGAGGAGATGGAACCGCTCCGGGCCGCCCTCACGACCCGTACCTGGGACCTCCTGCTCACGGATTTCGCCCTGCCCACCCTCGATGGATTCGATGTGCTGAAGGAGGCCAGGCGGCTGGTTCCCGGGCTGCCCTGCATCGTCGTCTCGGGCCGCATCGGCGAGGAGGCGGCGGTCGAGGCGCTGCGGGCGGGGGCCAAGGATTTCGTGAGCAAATTCAGGCTGGCCCGCCTCATGCCCGCCATCCAACGCGAACTGTCCGAGAGCCAGGTGCGAGCCGGCGCAGTCGAGGCCAGGACCGAGCTGAAGGCGACGGAAGACCGCTTCCGGGCCATCACGGGGGCAGCCCTGGATGGCATCGTGATGATGGACCCGAGGGGACGGGTGTCCTTCTGGAACCAGTCTGCTGAGCGCATCTTCGGATTCAATGAGCAGGAGGCCATGGGGCGGGACCTCCACGAGCTCATCGCCCCCGTCCGCTTCCATGTGGCCTTCCGCAGGGCCTTCGCGACGTTCAGCGCCAACGGGCGGGGCAGTGCGATCGGCAAGGTGACGGAGCTGATCGCCCAGCGCCAGGACGGCGAGGAGTTCCCGGTGGAGTTCAGCCTCTCGGCGCTCCAGGAAGGCGACGCGTGGTCCGCCGTGGGCGTCGTCCGGGACATCAGCGAGCGGAAGGCGCTCGAGCGGGAGCAGTTCGAGAACCTCCAGTTCCTCCGCACGCTCATCGAGACCCTGCCGAACCCGCTCTATTACGAGGATCCGAACGGCCTCATCCTGGGCTGCAACCAGGCCTTCCAGGATTTCCTGGGCCGGCCCACCCGCGAGATCCTCGGACTGGCGGCGCGGGATGTGCTCCCCGAAGCGGAGCTCCAGGGGACCGACGGCTCTGGCCTCCTTGAGGCCTCCTTCAGGCGGACGCTGCCCAATGGGGCCGTCCACCACGCGATCTTCCGCAAGGCGCCGTTCTTCCAGGCGGATGGGGACATTGCCGGGTACGTGGCGACCTTCCTCGACATCACCCGGCTGAAGGAGACGGAGGAAGCCCTGCGGCAGAACGAGTCGTTGTTCTCGGCCATCCACCGCCACGTGGTGGACTTGATCGCCATCATCGACAGCGAAGGGCGGCGACTCTACAACAGCCCCTCCTACCAGTTCGTACTCGGCTATTCAGAGCAGGAAATGCTGTCGCTGTCCTCCATGGACCTGCTCCACCCCGATGACCTCGACCGCGTGTCCCAGGCCATCCGGGACCTGATGAACGGGTACCTGACCCAGGGGCTGGAATACCGCCTGAGGCACAAGGATGGCCGCTGGCTCCACTTCGAGAGCACCGCCGCGATCATCCCCGACCAGGACACCGGCAACGTCCGGGCGCTGGTGGTCGCGCGGAACGTGACCGAGCGCAAGGAGGCCGAGCAGAACCGGGCGGCCATGGAAGTCCAGCTGCGGCAGTCCCAGAAACTGGAGGCCATCGGTCAGCTGGCGGCTGGCATCGCCCACGAGATCAACACCCCCACGCAGTACATCGGTGACAATGCCACGTTCCTGCGGGACTCCTTTGATGAGGCCTTCTCCCTGATGGGCCGCCTGATGGCCCACCTCATGGAGATCCGGGTCATGGGCGGGAGCGCGGGCGAAGCCGCGGGGAAGGCGTTGGACGACCTGGCAGGCACGGATCTGGACTACCTCGGGACCGAGATTCCAAAGGCCATCCAGCAGAGCCTGGATGGTGTGTCGCGGATCTCGAAGATCGTCAGCGCCATGAAGGATTTCTCCCACCCCGGCAGCGAATCCAAGGTGATGGCTGATCTGCATAGGGCCATCGAGAGCACCATCACAGTGTCCAGGAATGAATGGAAGTACGTGGCGGAACTGGATATGAAATTCGATGAGGCGGTTCCCATGGTGCCCTGCTTCCCCGGGGAGCTGAACCAGGTGGTGCTCAACCTCATCGTCAACGCGGCCCATGCCATCGAGGCCTCGAAGGAGCGGCGCCCAGCCGGCGGGCTGGGGAAGATCACCGTGAGGACCGCCCTCCATTCAGGGGAAGTCGAAGTATCCGTGTCGGACGATGGGACCGGCATTCCGGAGGAGATCCAGCAACGGATCTTCGAACCCTTCTTCACCACCAAGCCCGTGGGGAAGGGCACTGGCCAGGGCCTGGCCATCGCCTACAAGGTCATCGTGGACAAGCATGGAGGAAGGATCCTCGTGGACTCCACCCCGGGCCGGGGGACCACCTTCCGGCTGTTCCTGCCCCTCCCCCAGCCGGGCACCTGAGGCCCCGATGCTGAAACAGCAGATCCTCTTCGTGGATGACGAGCCCATGGTGCTCCAGGGGCTCCAGCGGATCCTCCGGCCCCTGCGGGGCGAATGGGACATGGTCTTCGCGGAAAGCGGGGGCAGGGCCCTGGAGCTGATGGCCGGCCATCCCTTCGATGTGATCGTCTCGGACATGCGGATGCCCGGCATGAACGGCGCCGAGCTGCTGCGGGAGGTCATGCGGCGCCATCCGACCACGGTCCGGATGGTGTTGTCCGGCCATGCCGACAAGGACCTGGTGACCCAGTGCGTGGGCGTGGCCCACCAGTACATTTCGAAGCCCTGCGACCCCGAGCAGCTCAAGGCCATGGTCAGGAACGCCTGCGCCCTGGCGGGCAAGCTCGTGGATGACGAGGTGAAGCGGGTGATCGGTGCCATCGACCGGCTCCCCAATGTCCCGGAAGTCTACGTCGAGCTGAAGCAGGCCCTCTCCCGGGAGGAATCCGATCCCAGGGTTCTCGGGGAGATCATCCAGAAGGATCCCGGGATGACCGCGAAGATCCTGAAGCTCGTCAACAGCGCCTTCTTCGGGCTGCGGAGGACCATCAACCACCCCCAGGAGGCCGTGGCCTACCTGGGCATCGACATCGTCAAGACCCTGGTGCTCTCCAACAGCATCTTCCAGCAGTCCCAGCCCTTCCAGACGCGGACCTTCGGCATTTCCGACGTCTGGCACCACAGCATGGCCGTGGCCGCCGGAGCCAAGGCCATCGCGCAGGCCGAGGGCCTGGACCGCGTGCTCCAGGAGGAGGCCTTCGTCGGCGGGATCCTCCATGACGTCGGCGTGCTGATCCTTGCCTCGAATTTTCCGGACCTGTACAACCGGGCCGTCGAGCTCGTCACGGAAGAGCATGTCCTGCTGCCTACGGCGGAGCAGGAGATGTTCGGCGTCACCCACGCGGAAGTCGGCGCCTATCTGCTGGGGCTGTGGGGGCTGCCCGCCGGCATCCTCAAGATCGTGAGCCTCCACCATCGGCCCCACGCCTTCGAGAGCGAGGGCATGTGCTCGGCCATGGCGGTCCATGCGGCCGACGTGATCTGCGGCGCGAAGGGGGGGCAGGCCCTGTTCGAATCGGGCCGTTTCAACCAGGAGTCCCTGGAGCGCGCAGGGCTTGCCGGGCACCAGGACGCGTGGGCCGCTGCCTGCGCATCCGCGTCGGAAAAGGAGCTTCCATGACCCACAGAACCCTGCTGGTGGACGACGACCGGAACATCCTGAGCGGCTATCAGCGCGTGCTGCGCAAGAACATCATCCTCGACGTGGCCCAGGGGGGGCAGGAGGCCCTCCGGATGCTTCTCGAGCAGGGGCCCTACGGCGTGGTGGTGGCCGACATGCAGATGCCGGGGATGTCCGGGCTGGAGCTGCTGGCCAAGGCCCAATTCGCCTGCCCGGACACGGTGCGCATCATGCTCACCGGGAACACGGACCAGAAGACCGCGGCGGATGCCGTGAATCAGGGCCAGGTCTTCCGGTTCCTCACCAAGCCCTGCTCTCCCCAGGATCTCGAGCTGGCGATCCACGCGGGGCAGCGGCAGTACGACCTGGTCCGGGCGGAACGGGAACTGCTGGAGGGCACCCTCACGGGGGCCATCGAAGTGCTGGCGGAGCTGCTCGCCAGCGTGGACCCCGCCGCCTTCAGCCTCGGCCTGTCCGTGCGTGGCCGGTGCGGCGAAGTGGCCCGGGCCCTTGGATCCGGCGATGTCTGGGCCATCGAGGTGGCCGCCATGCTGGCCCCCATCGGCAGGATCGCGCTCCCGAGGGAGGTGCTGAAAGCCGAGGCCTACAAGCCCGAGACCCAGGCCATCCTCATCCGGGTCCCCGAGCTGGGGGCGAGCATGATCCAGACGATCCCGCGCCTGGAGTCGGTGGCCGACATCATCCGGTATCAGGCCAAGGGATTCGACGGGTCGGGCATTCCCGAAGAGGGCCTGACGGGAGAGGACATTCCGCTCGGGGCGCGGATCCTCAAGGCGGTGCAGGATTTCACCACCCTCGAGACCCAACGCCACAGCGGGGCGGTCGCCCTCGAGGAGTTGAAGCTCCATGGGAAGGCCTACGATCCGGCGGTCCTGAAGGCCATGGAGCAGTGCTTCGGCAACTCCGTCCGGACCAGGCCGGCGCCCAGGCTGGTGCGGCGGGAGGACCTCGTCCCGGGGCTGATCCTGGCCGGTGACCTCCATACCACCGCGGGGCAGCTGGTGCTGGGGCAGGGGCTCCGCCTCGGCCATGGCCACCTCGAGCTGCTGAGGAACCTGGTGGACATCCTGGGGATTCCGGACCGGATCCCGGTCCTCGACGGCCCGGCCCAGGGGTAGCCCATGAAGCCGAAGATCCTGCTGGTGGATGACGAGGCGAATGTCCTTCAGGCCTACGCCCGGGTTCTGCGCGGGCGGTTCGCCCTCGACACGGCTCTGGGGGGGGAAGCGGCGCTGGAGTGCATGGCGGACCGCGGGCCCTACGCGGTGGTCGTGTCTGATATGCGGATGCCGGGAATGGATGGCGTGACCTTCCTCGCCTGGTCCATGGCCCAGCATCCTGACACGGTCCGCATCATGCTTACGGGCAACGCCGACCAGGGCACGGCCATGGAAGCCGTGAACCGCGGCTCGATCTTCCGCTTTCTCACCAAGCCCTGCGACTCGGAGCTGCTCAGCCAGACCCTGGATCTGGCCGTGCGCCAGCATCAGCTGATCACGGCCGAGAAGTCCCTGGTGGAGGACACGCTCAAGGGCGCCATCCGGATGCTGGTGGAACTGCTCTCGTGCCTCGACCCCATCTCCTTCGGCCGGGCCCAGGCCATGGCTGCCCATGCGGAGGCCATCGCGCGGGAGATGAGCATGGAGAATCCCTG contains these protein-coding regions:
- a CDS encoding FAD-dependent oxidoreductase, which encodes MPETAWPAPPEGLCTLPRTLDADIAILGAGIHGAALARELTLRGVSCALVDRGEVGGGTSQWSSQLLHGGIRYMLTGDIAQMREGLAERANWARIAPRRCRWEAFWMPHRFWGEGLAHRFGIGLYDHWGADRPDWPPHLTLGKVPRAAFEADPRGARSPFRGATAYADLITWDRELTRDLAASSQALRLDFHEPEAFGDAGGELKTLRLRDRRDGSTRALSARRWVVALGPWTDGALGQWFGETRKRLRLSSGIHLWFDAVPGCDRPWAIRRPKGRILFVIPRDGLLQVGTTEREVEDGWVPIVASERAELFEALEANLPAIPWRQLPVRAEELGVRPLVAADGQTTHLSREAVLERHARFANLTLVLGGKLTTARALMDRLATDLTGLHCPASTTEPLSLWDGQPAQIR
- a CDS encoding PAS domain S-box protein — translated: MASPAPIQILLVEDSEEDALLLQTHLKGEGLACEVVRVEEMEPLRAALTTRTWDLLLTDFALPTLDGFDVLKEARRLVPGLPCIVVSGRIGEEAAVEALRAGAKDFVSKFRLARLMPAIQRELSESQVRAGAVEARTELKATEDRFRAITGAALDGIVMMDPRGRVSFWNQSAERIFGFNEQEAMGRDLHELIAPVRFHVAFRRAFATFSANGRGSAIGKVTELIAQRQDGEEFPVEFSLSALQEGDAWSAVGVVRDISERKALEREQFENLQFLRTLIETLPNPLYYEDPNGLILGCNQAFQDFLGRPTREILGLAARDVLPEAELQGTDGSGLLEASFRRTLPNGAVHHAIFRKAPFFQADGDIAGYVATFLDITRLKETEEALRQNESLFSAIHRHVVDLIAIIDSEGRRLYNSPSYQFVLGYSEQEMLSLSSMDLLHPDDLDRVSQAIRDLMNGYLTQGLEYRLRHKDGRWLHFESTAAIIPDQDTGNVRALVVARNVTERKEAEQNRAAMEVQLRQSQKLEAIGQLAAGIAHEINTPTQYIGDNATFLRDSFDEAFSLMGRLMAHLMEIRVMGGSAGEAAGKALDDLAGTDLDYLGTEIPKAIQQSLDGVSRISKIVSAMKDFSHPGSESKVMADLHRAIESTITVSRNEWKYVAELDMKFDEAVPMVPCFPGELNQVVLNLIVNAAHAIEASKERRPAGGLGKITVRTALHSGEVEVSVSDDGTGIPEEIQQRIFEPFFTTKPVGKGTGQGLAIAYKVIVDKHGGRILVDSTPGRGTTFRLFLPLPQPGT
- a CDS encoding response regulator, which gives rise to MLKQQILFVDDEPMVLQGLQRILRPLRGEWDMVFAESGGRALELMAGHPFDVIVSDMRMPGMNGAELLREVMRRHPTTVRMVLSGHADKDLVTQCVGVAHQYISKPCDPEQLKAMVRNACALAGKLVDDEVKRVIGAIDRLPNVPEVYVELKQALSREESDPRVLGEIIQKDPGMTAKILKLVNSAFFGLRRTINHPQEAVAYLGIDIVKTLVLSNSIFQQSQPFQTRTFGISDVWHHSMAVAAGAKAIAQAEGLDRVLQEEAFVGGILHDVGVLILASNFPDLYNRAVELVTEEHVLLPTAEQEMFGVTHAEVGAYLLGLWGLPAGILKIVSLHHRPHAFESEGMCSAMAVHAADVICGAKGGQALFESGRFNQESLERAGLAGHQDAWAAACASASEKELP
- a CDS encoding HD domain-containing phosphohydrolase, with protein sequence MTHRTLLVDDDRNILSGYQRVLRKNIILDVAQGGQEALRMLLEQGPYGVVVADMQMPGMSGLELLAKAQFACPDTVRIMLTGNTDQKTAADAVNQGQVFRFLTKPCSPQDLELAIHAGQRQYDLVRAERELLEGTLTGAIEVLAELLASVDPAAFSLGLSVRGRCGEVARALGSGDVWAIEVAAMLAPIGRIALPREVLKAEAYKPETQAILIRVPELGASMIQTIPRLESVADIIRYQAKGFDGSGIPEEGLTGEDIPLGARILKAVQDFTTLETQRHSGAVALEELKLHGKAYDPAVLKAMEQCFGNSVRTRPAPRLVRREDLVPGLILAGDLHTTAGQLVLGQGLRLGHGHLELLRNLVDILGIPDRIPVLDGPAQG